Proteins co-encoded in one Prunus persica cultivar Lovell chromosome G6, Prunus_persica_NCBIv2, whole genome shotgun sequence genomic window:
- the LOC109949501 gene encoding protein PSY3-like has protein sequence MGFGGSRLCLCLLLAFALISSARNNIPFSDGEVLVAMEGRSLMVRTDDYSDPTANRGHDPSSSSSSFSRAKAGGRGGRKG, from the exons atgggattTGGAGGCAGTCGGCTGTGCTTGTGTCTCTTGCTTGCCTTTGCTTTAATCTCCTCTGCCCGGAACAACATTCCATTTTCAG ATGGTGAGGTGCTAGTGGCCATGGAGGGTAGATCTTTGATGGTGAGGACAGACGACTACAGTGACCCAACTGCTAATCGTGGGCATGATCCCtcgtcctcctcctcctccttctctaGAGCCAAGGCTGGGGGCCGCGGTGGCCGAAAAGGCTAG